Proteins found in one Campylobacter sp. MG1 genomic segment:
- the phsA gene encoding thiosulfate reductase PhsA: MQRREFLKGSAFLGSLACINPVLSANAFTNGDKKSVFSVCEMCSTRCPIEISVKDNKGVFINGNPKFSTNKTSVCARGGAGINQLYDKNRLIKPLIRVGKRGENKWREASWDEALNLVATKLNEIKEKHGASSVIFTSKAGESHTHMSNFACAYGSPNIFSHYSSCPITYNMVLEHTYGGGLSRDFANAKYIVNFGHNLFEGIVISDAKKLAKFAAASDTKLLVLEPRFSVVAAKADEWLPIKPGTDVAFLMALIHIWLRDEKYDKEFVNEYCIGLDELKASVKDTSPKWQESITGISADTIERIADEIYKAAPKVVIDWGHKTTTTYAEYQRTRAIAIANALMGNYEKKGGIHTSKNTNTLNKIIGEDIFPTLDNPSNVFKVPNTPRIDGAGEDGNKNYFVSRKHGVLMDIAPAILSKKPYPIKAWVNTRFNHLVNVANVNESLKAINELDFIVSIDIYLNDFSNLADVVLPESSYLERDESILSVGNGYYMRNKAVEVIGDTKSGFDIFRKLASMMKIDELYTYTTIDEYRMQQAKGNVDLLANLKKDGIVTYKVPSLYLREPKTIKEFAKTYPQIKDKIDSNGELSSLINFKTPSKKIELFIEKVENLFPTHGCLNTTDYDVFKNHEFCLTSGKTPIHTNAHTQNIPILNELMSESPVWINETKAKELGFKDGDLVYLENEFGKIQVKLMLTQGIRPDTLFIYHGFGRNTPALKNIHEIGANDSIVLGSRSGYVCSTMVTNIGVDIKRA, translated from the coding sequence ATGCAAAGAAGGGAATTTTTAAAAGGCTCTGCATTTTTAGGTTCATTGGCCTGTATTAATCCAGTTTTGAGTGCTAATGCCTTTACAAACGGGGATAAAAAAAGTGTTTTTTCGGTTTGCGAGATGTGTTCTACTCGCTGTCCTATTGAAATAAGCGTTAAAGACAATAAAGGTGTATTTATTAATGGTAATCCAAAATTTAGCACAAATAAAACTAGCGTATGTGCAAGGGGTGGAGCAGGAATTAATCAATTATATGATAAAAACCGCCTTATTAAGCCTTTAATTCGTGTAGGTAAGCGTGGGGAAAACAAATGGCGTGAAGCTAGTTGGGACGAAGCTTTAAACCTAGTTGCAACAAAGTTAAATGAAATAAAAGAAAAGCACGGAGCTAGTAGCGTAATATTTACAAGCAAAGCCGGAGAATCTCACACTCATATGAGTAATTTTGCCTGTGCTTACGGCAGTCCTAATATATTTTCACATTATTCAAGCTGTCCGATTACTTATAATATGGTTTTAGAGCATACTTATGGCGGCGGCTTATCAAGAGATTTTGCTAATGCAAAATATATTGTAAATTTCGGACATAATTTATTTGAAGGTATAGTAATAAGTGATGCTAAAAAACTAGCTAAATTTGCAGCTGCAAGTGATACAAAACTACTTGTCCTTGAGCCTAGATTTAGCGTAGTTGCTGCTAAGGCTGATGAGTGGCTACCTATTAAGCCAGGAACTGATGTGGCGTTTTTAATGGCATTAATTCATATTTGGCTAAGAGATGAAAAATACGATAAAGAATTTGTAAATGAATATTGCATAGGACTTGATGAACTTAAAGCTAGTGTAAAAGATACAAGCCCTAAATGGCAAGAAAGTATCACTGGAATTAGTGCTGATACCATTGAGCGAATTGCCGATGAAATCTATAAAGCTGCTCCTAAAGTAGTAATTGATTGGGGACATAAAACCACTACTACTTATGCAGAATATCAACGCACAAGAGCTATTGCAATAGCAAACGCTTTAATGGGAAATTACGAGAAAAAAGGTGGCATTCACACTAGCAAAAATACAAATACTTTAAACAAAATCATAGGCGAAGATATTTTCCCTACTCTTGATAATCCTAGCAATGTTTTTAAGGTTCCTAACACTCCTAGAATTGATGGTGCAGGTGAAGATGGAAATAAAAATTATTTTGTATCCAGAAAACACGGAGTTTTAATGGATATTGCCCCTGCAATACTTAGCAAAAAGCCATATCCTATTAAAGCTTGGGTAAATACTAGGTTTAATCACTTAGTAAATGTAGCAAATGTAAATGAGAGTTTAAAGGCTATAAATGAGCTAGATTTTATAGTAAGTATTGATATATATTTAAATGATTTTAGCAATTTAGCTGATGTGGTATTACCAGAAAGCTCATATTTAGAGCGAGATGAGAGCATTTTAAGCGTAGGCAATGGCTATTATATGAGAAATAAAGCCGTAGAAGTTATAGGCGATACAAAAAGTGGTTTTGATATTTTTAGAAAACTAGCAAGTATGATGAAAATTGATGAGCTTTATACTTATACAACAATAGATGAGTATAGAATGCAACAAGCTAAAGGCAATGTAGATTTACTAGCAAATCTTAAAAAAGATGGCATAGTAACTTATAAAGTCCCTAGTCTTTATTTAAGAGAGCCAAAAACCATAAAAGAATTTGCTAAAACTTATCCGCAAATTAAAGATAAAATTGATAGTAATGGCGAACTTAGTTCGCTAATTAACTTTAAGACACCTAGTAAAAAAATAGAGCTTTTCATAGAAAAAGTTGAAAACTTATTCCCAACTCACGGCTGTTTAAATACAACTGATTATGATGTGTTTAAAAATCATGAATTTTGTCTAACAAGTGGCAAAACTCCAATTCATACAAACGCTCATACTCAAAATATCCCAATTTTAAATGAATTAATGAGTGAAAGTCCTGTGTGGATAAATGAAACTAAGGCTAAAGAATTAGGCTTTAAAGATGGCGATTTAGTATATTTAGAAAATGAATTTGGCAAAATCCAAGTAAAACTTATGCTAACTCAAGGCATTCGTCCTGATACATTGTTTATTTATCACGGATTTGGTCGTAACACTCCAGCACTTAAAAACATTCACGAAATAGGTGCAAATGATAGCATAGTGCTAGGTTCAAGAAGTGGTTATGTTTGTAGCACAATGGTTACAAATATAGGCGTAGATATTAAAAGGGCTTAA
- a CDS encoding 4Fe-4S dicluster domain-containing protein, protein MKKFVMIHDENLCIGCQACSVACKNENQIPSGVFRVQVHAKMKGVFPNLQTDFTRASCVMCEDSPCVSVCPTGASFKLANGITLIDENLCVSCKYCILACPYNARFLNPITKAIDKCTFCYPNRVSDGLTPACVSVCPTDALIFGDINDNNSEVNKVLASKSVEYPKAHLGTKPKLGFIKNTKGGRYE, encoded by the coding sequence ATGAAAAAGTTTGTAATGATTCACGATGAAAATTTATGTATAGGTTGTCAGGCTTGTAGCGTAGCTTGTAAAAACGAAAATCAAATTCCAAGTGGGGTTTTTAGAGTGCAAGTTCATGCGAAAATGAAGGGAGTTTTTCCAAATCTTCAAACAGATTTTACAAGGGCAAGTTGTGTAATGTGCGAAGATAGCCCGTGTGTAAGCGTATGTCCTACGGGAGCTAGTTTTAAACTAGCAAATGGAATAACATTAATTGATGAAAATTTATGCGTATCTTGCAAATACTGCATATTAGCCTGTCCTTATAATGCAAGATTTCTTAATCCTATCACAAAAGCAATTGATAAATGCACTTTTTGTTATCCAAATAGAGTAAGCGATGGTTTAACCCCTGCTTGTGTTAGCGTATGTCCTACTGATGCACTAATTTTTGGGGATATAAATGATAACAATTCAGAAGTTAATAAAGTCTTAGCAAGTAAAAGCGTTGAATATCCTAAAGCTCATTTAGGCACTAAACCAAAACTAGGTTTTATAAAAAATACAAAAGGAGGACGCTATGAATAA
- the nrfD gene encoding NrfD/PsrC family molybdoenzyme membrane anchor subunit, whose protein sequence is MNNMAGSLMQYNEIYWPWPIALYLFLAGLSAGCLMVSLIVKFNRFTHNTNSIWDATIKAGALISPLAISLGLLLLIIDLGKPLTFYLLLIKYNFTSVMTLGVLFLLVYTPLAFLYALIIFEREIGLYFRFLIPITNSIRKMANFAKMIEYVLFFLALCVGAYTGFLLSAISKIPLWNTPILPLLFVVSAFSCGIAANILVGILFFKAHLNKENIKYLLVLDLRAIMLEIPILLLLFVGMYYSGGESLISLKAIFTHEFYSKLFWFGVLGTGLILPILIALTALKNHAYKPAFIIINSLAVLVGVIMLRFFIVYAGQVCIS, encoded by the coding sequence ATGAATAATATGGCAGGAAGCTTAATGCAATATAATGAGATTTATTGGCCTTGGCCTATTGCACTATATTTGTTTTTAGCAGGGCTTAGTGCTGGGTGTTTAATGGTTTCATTAATAGTAAAATTTAATAGATTTACACATAATACTAATAGTATTTGGGACGCAACGATTAAAGCAGGAGCGTTAATTTCTCCACTTGCTATTAGCTTGGGGCTTTTGCTTTTAATAATTGATTTAGGCAAACCGCTTACATTTTATTTATTGCTAATAAAATACAATTTTACTTCGGTTATGACTTTAGGTGTTTTATTTTTATTAGTTTATACACCTTTAGCATTTTTATACGCATTAATCATTTTTGAGCGTGAAATAGGGCTTTATTTTAGGTTCTTAATTCCTATTACAAATTCCATAAGAAAAATGGCTAATTTTGCAAAGATGATTGAATATGTATTGTTTTTCTTAGCTTTATGTGTTGGTGCTTATACTGGGTTTTTATTAAGTGCGATTTCTAAAATCCCTTTATGGAATACTCCTATTTTACCATTGCTTTTTGTGGTTTCTGCGTTTTCTTGTGGAATAGCTGCAAATATACTTGTGGGAATTTTATTTTTTAAAGCTCATTTAAATAAAGAAAACATAAAGTATTTATTAGTTTTAGATTTAAGAGCAATAATGCTTGAAATTCCTATCTTGCTTTTACTTTTTGTAGGAATGTATTATAGCGGGGGCGAGAGTTTAATATCGCTTAAGGCTATATTTACTCATGAGTTTTATTCAAAATTATTTTGGTTTGGAGTGCTAGGAACAGGGCTTATTTTACCTATTTTAATAGCCCTAACCGCACTTAAAAACCACGCCTATAAACCTGCATTCATAATAATAAACTCTCTTGCTGTGCTAGTTGGAGTAATAATGTTAAGATTTTTTATCGTTTATGCAGGACAAGTTTGCATTAGCTAA
- a CDS encoding DUF4878 domain-containing protein, protein MKKLFSFVAVAVMFVACGNYVPKAGDAPEVVAKKCFDMLYTNEINQAKQFAKCIQENERQEFLTFIDKSADEAKSRQEEFIKKTGGIKSVKTKLLYLFEDTATVKVLVTYKNGESFDNRVDLIKINDTWYIERS, encoded by the coding sequence ATGAAAAAATTATTTAGTTTTGTAGCTGTTGCTGTAATGTTTGTAGCTTGTGGGAATTATGTTCCTAAAGCCGGTGATGCTCCCGAAGTAGTAGCAAAAAAATGTTTTGATATGCTTTATACAAATGAAATAAATCAAGCGAAACAATTCGCAAAGTGTATTCAAGAAAATGAAAGACAAGAATTCTTAACTTTCATAGATAAATCAGCAGATGAAGCAAAAAGTAGACAAGAAGAATTTATAAAAAAAACGGGTGGTATCAAATCAGTTAAAACAAAATTATTATATCTATTTGAAGACACAGCTACAGTTAAAGTTTTGGTAACATACAAAAATGGTGAAAGTTTTGATAATCGCGTGGATTTGATAAAAATAAATGATACTTGGTATATTGAACGTTCATAA
- a CDS encoding SEL1-like repeat protein: MNKTHVKSCYHLGFMYKSGVSVKKDLSKAKKYFKKACDLDPYYGVIFKPL, translated from the coding sequence TTGAATAAAACTCATGTTAAAAGTTGTTATCACTTAGGGTTTATGTATAAATCCGGAGTATCTGTAAAAAAAGACCTATCAAAAGCTAAAAAATACTTTAAAAAAGCTTGTGATTTAGACCCTTATTATGGAGTAATATTCAAACCTTTGTGA
- a CDS encoding DUF4878 domain-containing protein: MKKLLSFLVFAFMLVACGNYVPKAGDAPEVVAKKCLDMYSTFEINQMKQYAKCIQENKRQEFLTYIDNLADNIKSKKEEFMEKTGGIKSLETKLSVLFEDTAEVKVLVTFKNGESSDNYEDLIKINDTWYFKRPLKF, translated from the coding sequence ATGAAAAAATTATTAAGTTTTTTAGTTTTTGCTTTTATGCTAGTTGCTTGTGGGAATTATGTTCCTAAAGCCGGTGATGCTCCCGAAGTAGTAGCAAAAAAATGTCTTGATATGTATAGTACATTTGAAATAAATCAAATGAAACAATACGCAAAGTGTATTCAAGAAAATAAAAGACAAGAATTCTTAACTTATATAGATAACTTAGCAGATAACATAAAAAGTAAAAAAGAAGAATTTATGGAAAAAACGGGTGGTATCAAATCATTAGAAACAAAATTATCAGTTTTATTTGAAGACACAGCTGAAGTTAAAGTTTTGGTAACATTCAAAAATGGTGAAAGTTCTGATAATTACGAGGATTTGATAAAAATAAATGATACTTGGTATTTTAAACGTCCACTAAAATTTTAA
- a CDS encoding DUF4878 domain-containing protein, protein MKKLLSFVAVAVMFVACGSDAPKAGEAPEVVAKKCFDELAKGEVKKFANCFRFESEDEKKNFIEFMERKVRSNQIPDGTKSLETKLLGLFEDRARVKLLATFKSGDSLDKNVDLIKINDTWYIERL, encoded by the coding sequence ATGAAAAAATTATTAAGTTTTGTGGCTGTTGCTGTAATGTTTGTAGCTTGTGGGAGTGATGCTCCTAAAGCCGGTGAAGCTCCCGAAGTAGTAGCAAAAAAATGTTTTGATGAGCTTGCTAAAGGAGAAGTGAAAAAATTTGCTAACTGCTTTCGTTTTGAATCAGAAGATGAAAAGAAAAATTTCATAGAATTTATGGAAAGAAAAGTAAGAAGTAATCAAATACCGGATGGTACCAAATCATTAGAAACAAAATTATTAGGTTTATTTGAAGACAGAGCTAGAGTTAAACTTTTGGCAACATTCAAAAGTGGTGATAGTCTTGATAAAAACGTGGATTTAATAAAAATAAATGATACTTGGTATATTGAACGTTTATAA
- a CDS encoding DUF4878 domain-containing protein gives MKKLLSFVAVATMFVACGSDAPKAGEAPEVVAKKCLDEFAKGEVKKFANCFRFESEDEKKKFIEFTGEKAKSNEKMGGIKSLETKLSVLFEDTATVKVLATFKNGKSFDDNVDLIKVNNTWYIMKK, from the coding sequence ATGAAAAAATTATTAAGTTTTGTAGCTGTTGCTACTATGTTTGTTGCTTGCGGAAGTGATGCTCCTAAAGCTGGTGAAGCTCCCGAAGTAGTAGCAAAAAAATGTCTTGATGAGTTTGCTAAAGGAGAAGTGAAAAAATTTGCTAACTGCTTTCGTTTTGAATCAGAAGATGAAAAGAAAAAATTCATAGAATTTACGGGCGAAAAAGCAAAAAGTAATGAAAAAATGGGTGGTATCAAATCATTAGAAACAAAATTATCAGTTTTATTTGAAGACACAGCTACAGTTAAAGTTTTAGCAACATTCAAAAATGGTAAAAGTTTTGATGATAATGTGGATTTGATAAAAGTAAATAATACTTGGTATATTATGAAAAAATAA
- a CDS encoding ATP-dependent Clp protease ATP-binding subunit has protein sequence MNIQDKLTNQFNETLSQAVSLCVFNKNPNIEPFHILWAIANDSSSILNQVFNKLSIDKTAISLMLKSKADNLVKSDGVNANNVKPSNALLTSLEKAIGFALSKGDSYLSTDMWIISECDKGGICELLKDYLDLLVLKSDLNALRGDRKISEKEQDDISNKELEKYTTNLVELAKSGKLDPITGRDNELERLMQILIRKSKNNPILLGEPGVGKTAIVEALAQAIANKQVPSSLANKQILSLDLAALVAGAKYRGEFEERLKNIIESVKANPNIIIFIDEIHTILGAGASEGSMDAANILKPALSRGEFKTIGATTLKEYKKYFEKDAAMQRRFQSIIVNEPSVNDAIAMLRGLKERLSAHHNVSINDKALVAAVKLSNRYIQGRFLPDKAIDLIDEAAAELKMQIESEPSALRNVKNNIVRLRVEKEALLMEGEEKNKKRLKEIENELSEFSEEERKLRMKFENEQRVFAEISKKMNEINNLQNEANIAKNKGDYQKAGEIEYGKIPQVKNELENAKANWQELKQSGTLLKNEVDDEQVALILAKMTGIKVSKLLSNESEKYLNLENNLQTRVVGQDKAIKALARAVRANKAGLSDSNRPIGSFLFLGPTGVGKTELAKAIAKELFDDEKALIRFDMNEYAESYRVSNLIGSAVGYVGSDEGGQLTEAVKNRPYSVLLFDEIEKAHPDIFNIFLNMLDEGALSDNKGFRVDFKNTLIIFTSNIGAAKFVDIKNEKERNELINKELLKYFKPEFVNRLDEIVGFNALNKDLCLQIVDILLKNTSNKLAELGISFSISENARLEILNLGYSDEYGARALKRTIYQEIDSRLSELILQGSLKSEIYVDFKDEFIFNTK, from the coding sequence ATGAATATTCAAGATAAATTAACAAATCAATTTAATGAAACTTTAAGTCAAGCAGTCAGCTTATGTGTATTTAATAAAAATCCAAATATAGAACCATTTCATATTTTATGGGCTATTGCTAATGATTCAAGTTCTATTCTTAATCAAGTATTTAATAAATTATCAATAGATAAAACTGCAATTTCATTAATGCTAAAAAGTAAGGCTGATAATTTAGTAAAAAGCGATGGAGTAAATGCTAATAATGTAAAACCTAGTAATGCACTTTTAACTTCACTTGAAAAGGCTATTGGATTTGCTTTAAGTAAAGGTGATAGCTACTTAAGCACTGATATGTGGATAATTAGTGAGTGTGATAAGGGTGGAATTTGTGAGTTATTAAAAGATTATTTAGATTTACTTGTATTAAAAAGCGATTTAAATGCTTTAAGAGGTGATAGAAAAATTAGCGAAAAAGAGCAAGATGATATAAGTAATAAAGAATTAGAAAAATACACCACAAATCTAGTTGAATTAGCAAAATCAGGCAAACTTGACCCAATTACAGGAAGAGATAATGAATTAGAAAGGCTTATGCAAATCTTAATTAGAAAAAGCAAAAATAATCCTATTTTATTAGGTGAGCCAGGAGTTGGTAAAACAGCTATAGTAGAAGCCCTAGCTCAAGCAATTGCTAATAAACAAGTGCCAAGCTCTTTAGCTAATAAACAAATATTAAGTCTTGATTTAGCAGCACTTGTTGCAGGAGCAAAATACCGCGGAGAATTTGAAGAAAGACTTAAAAATATAATTGAAAGTGTAAAAGCAAATCCTAATATTATAATTTTCATTGATGAAATTCATACAATATTAGGTGCAGGTGCAAGCGAAGGAAGTATGGATGCTGCTAATATACTTAAACCTGCTTTAAGTAGGGGCGAGTTTAAAACCATTGGTGCAACCACTTTAAAAGAATATAAAAAATATTTTGAAAAAGATGCTGCAATGCAAAGAAGATTTCAAAGCATAATTGTGAATGAACCAAGCGTAAATGATGCAATAGCAATGCTTAGGGGTCTTAAAGAAAGATTAAGTGCTCATCATAATGTAAGTATTAATGATAAAGCTTTAGTAGCTGCTGTTAAGCTTAGTAATCGTTATATTCAAGGAAGATTTTTACCTGATAAAGCAATAGATTTAATAGATGAAGCTGCGGCTGAACTTAAAATGCAAATTGAAAGTGAGCCAAGTGCTTTAAGAAATGTAAAAAATAATATCGTTAGATTAAGAGTTGAAAAAGAAGCTTTATTAATGGAAGGCGAAGAAAAAAATAAAAAAAGATTAAAAGAAATTGAAAATGAATTAAGTGAATTTAGCGAAGAAGAAAGAAAATTAAGAATGAAATTTGAAAACGAGCAAAGAGTATTTGCCGAAATTTCAAAGAAAATGAACGAGATTAATAATTTGCAAAATGAAGCAAATATTGCAAAAAATAAAGGAGATTATCAAAAAGCAGGAGAGATTGAATATGGGAAAATCCCACAAGTTAAAAACGAGCTTGAGAATGCTAAGGCAAATTGGCAAGAGTTAAAACAAAGCGGAACTTTACTTAAAAACGAAGTTGATGATGAGCAAGTCGCTTTAATTTTGGCAAAAATGACAGGAATAAAGGTTAGTAAATTACTAAGCAATGAGAGTGAAAAATACTTAAATCTTGAAAATAATTTACAAACTCGTGTGGTAGGACAAGATAAAGCTATAAAAGCTCTAGCTCGTGCAGTAAGGGCAAATAAAGCAGGGCTTAGTGATAGCAATCGTCCTATAGGAAGCTTTTTATTCTTAGGGCCTACAGGAGTTGGTAAAACTGAATTAGCAAAAGCAATTGCAAAAGAGCTTTTTGATGATGAAAAGGCTTTAATTCGTTTTGATATGAATGAATACGCTGAAAGTTATAGAGTAAGCAATTTAATAGGCTCTGCGGTTGGTTATGTAGGAAGTGATGAAGGCGGACAATTAACAGAAGCTGTTAAAAATAGACCTTATTCGGTGCTACTTTTTGATGAGATAGAAAAGGCTCATCCTGATATTTTTAATATATTTTTAAATATGTTAGATGAAGGAGCTTTGAGTGATAACAAAGGCTTTAGGGTTGATTTTAAAAACACTTTAATAATATTTACAAGTAATATTGGAGCAGCTAAGTTTGTAGATATTAAAAATGAAAAAGAAAGAAATGAATTAATAAATAAAGAATTATTAAAATACTTTAAACCTGAATTTGTAAATAGACTTGATGAAATAGTAGGATTTAATGCTTTAAATAAAGATTTATGCTTACAAATTGTTGATATTTTGCTTAAAAATACTAGCAATAAATTAGCTGAACTTGGAATTAGCTTTAGTATTAGTGAGAATGCAAGATTAGAAATTTTAAATCTAGGTTATAGTGATGAATATGGTGCTAGAGCCTTAAAAAGAACTATATATCAAGAAATTGATTCAAGACTTAGTGAGCTTATTTTACAAGGTAGTTTAAAATCTGAAATTTATGTGGATTTTAAAGATGAATTCATATTTAATACGAAATAA